DNA sequence from the Leptospiraceae bacterium genome:
AAACTGAAGAATTCCTCTACAAGAGAAATATCCCTACTGGCTTCTATAAACTCTAAAATAGATTCTTTTGCATCGTCGAGATGGAGTATTCTCAATTTCTTCATTAGAACCTGCTTTTTCTTTTCTCCTTTTTCTTTTAAAGGAATCTCTCCTATTTCCGGGTACAAAGATTTATAGACCCTTCCGTCGTGAAAAAAATAATCGATACGAAATAGACTTTTCTCTTTCGGACGAATCGCGGCTACAAGTCGCCGGTAGGTAAATTTATAATTCAGTATATAAGGAGATTCTTCTATTAGACCTTTTGAAGGTTTTGTTTCGAAAATGGAAAACGGATCTCCCTTTTCTGCTGCTTTCAGGGGATTCTTCCCTTTTAGTTTGTCAGAAAAATACGGATAGATTCCTAAAAGCAAATGTTTTTGATAAGACTGTTCTTCTTCTATCGTTTCTACAGGGTCTAAACGATAGTCCCATTTTTCAACATTCTCGTAGTCAAATTCTTCTCGCCTTACTTCCTTATAGTGTTTGCGAAAGGAGAAATAACTTAAATCCAGATAGGAGAAGAAAGAACCCGGAAAAGTCTGCATCTTTTCTTCTTCCCTGATTTCCTGTAAAGACCCTGAATCTGTATTATATAAATAGATACGATTTTTAGAGTCAATAAAGAGTTTACGTTTGACTTTTTTTGTCACATCTTCCCAGATATAAAATAGCTCACCCGCATTGGCTTCTCTCTTTTTCGCATTTACGAAGAGATGAATGATTTTTTCCTCTTTGTTGATATAGGTATCTCGCATAGTTAATGTAGAGGGAGCATCCGGTCGAACCGGGATAGGTTTCGCTTCCCTCAGATAGTGCCTGAGTTTATAATAGCCGGCAGGAAGAGAAAAAGCCTTATCCATAAGTTCCGGGACATTCCATTTTTCTTCAGACCGCAATTCGGTTATATAAGTATATAGCAGGATACTAAGAATCAGGTAAATTGTTCGCATGGCTTTCCTCTCAAATCTATTTTCATCCTATTACAGTGTGATAAGAATACAAGCACTTTACTCCTTTAGCTGTACTGATAGAGGACAACGGATTAAAAAAGAATCAAAAATTTGAGCCAGGTAAAGTTTATCTTTATAGATAAGGGCAGTACTGGCCGCAGAAATTTCCTTTCCGGAGTTGGCATACAGGATTTCCGGCTTTTGGGAACCGGGTCTCAGGATATGAACTACAGAAGGAGAAATATTTTCTTTAGATTTTTTATGCGATAAAAATTCGGAGAAAGAAGGATGTGAAGTAAAAAGTAAGGACTTATCCTCGGTTTCTGTTATATTATCTCCGGCTCCACCGAGCTCATACTCCTGCAATTCTTTTAGCTTGAGTTTGCCATCTATGCGTATTATCTTATACTTATATAGTTTTTTATCAAACATGGCCGTGCGAAATAAAAATTCTTCGTCCTTTTCTTTAAGATAGTGAATCCCGTTTCCTCCTCCTACTGCGTTTTCGAGGAGAGTCCAGCTCTTTCCATCAAAGTAGGCGATTCGACTTCGTTTTAAGCCGAATATTGCGTCTATGAGCATAGAAGATTCGCTTCTCGAGCTCTTATCGTTTGAAACGAAGATTTCTCCGGAAGGTAAAGCCACGAGTTCATTCGGACTAATGATTGAAGGATCTGTTATCTGTTTTATGTATTCAAGTTTCTTATCCTGTATTTTGAAAACTTCTATCCTGTGATTCTCTTCTTCTTTTAGGGGTCTTGAAATTACGTAAAGCAATTCTTCTGTATCTTTTTTAACAAGGCTCATTCCCAGCGGTTTAAAACCAGGAGGGTAAGAAGAATTTAATATTGTAGGTCGGGGCATATCTTCGTTGAGATTTAATAGAAAAATCTTTCCATCTTCTTCGGGTTTTCTTCTATTATGACTGCTAATATATAAAAGTCCTTTTGCTTCGTTGAGGGCAAAGTCTTCCGGCCCGGGGATAGCATCGATACGGCTACAAGAAGGAAGCTTTTTTTCCTGAAATGAAGAGCAGGAGATAAAAAATAAAAAGAGTAAGATACTGAGTCGTTTAGTCATTTTGAATATCCTTTAATTTTTGCGTCTGAATACAAGAGAATAGATTCCGAAGCTATATTTGTTTTCCGGCATATTTTCCTTCCAGATTAGGTCTCCATCATCTTCATGAAAAGAAATTTCTTTATTATTTTCAAGTTGTATAAAATACTTATTATAGGGAAGTAAGTTGCCCTTCAAGGTTTCCGGTCTTTTTAGGGTATGTAAGCTATTTTCTTTATAGTTGTAAGCATATATAACATTATCCGAATGAAGGAAGGAAAACTCTCCAAAGCCTCCGAGGCTTTCCATTTTTTTAGGGAACTCCTCTATGACTTTATAGGTTTTGTCCGTATTTAGTCTGATAAGTTTTGTACCTTTTAAAAGCATAGAGTATTCTTCTGTACTTTTTAATAAATGAGAGCTTCCTTCTCCTATTTCCGCAAGGGTTTGAAGCGGAGTTTGAGGTTTTAGTAAGGGGTTCAGGATAAGCCATTTGGATGTTTTTTCTTTATCATCAAAAACCATGTAGAGCTTGCCATCTTTTGCACTGGACCATTTCGCATTTTTCTTTAAGCTGATACGGGCCAGAGTCTTTAAGGAAAAGCTAAAACTCTGGAGTTTGTATTTTCCTTTTGTATCAATGTAAGAGGCATAGATATAGGTTCCGGCTTCTAATTGTAAAGGCTTTCGAACTTTTAAACTGATTCTACTTAAGGATTTTCCCGTTTTCAAATCAATCTGCTCGATCCCTTTTTTGGAAAAGGCATATAATCTTCCGTTAACTGCCAGTTTTTTGTAAGGAGTGGAGCTTTCTTTTCTCCACAATAAAGATTTGTTTGTGTTTCGATAGACTGCAATTGAGCGACCGTAGTTTACGATTAATTTTCCATTTACAAGAATCGGAAGGCCGAGAAAGCGATCCTTTAGAGGATACTTTTGTATATATACAGGTTTGTCTTCATAAGATTGCAAAAACTTTTCTGATTGCCTGGCCTGTTTGCTGTCAGGAAATTTCTCTAATAACTCTTTACTCAAAGACGCCACTTCTTCTTTAAACTCCATTCGTTTATTATCCCGGATTAAGGCGTCAAGGACAGTGATGCAGGCAAAGAGATTTTTAGCATCCCTTTTAAGTTCTAAGGCTTTTCGAATATGCAATTCTGCTTTATCTAAATTGCCTCTGTCATAGTTTATATAGGCCAGATGGTATCTCGGATCAGGAAAATCCGGGTATTTTTTCACCAGACCTTCAAAGGCTTTCTCTGCTTCTTCGTAGAGTTCTTCGTTAAAATAAAGAACTCCAATATTATAAGGTGCTAATTCGAGCGCTGAATCTAATTTTTCCGCCCTTTCAAACTCTTCCCTGGCCTTTCCTTTCTCCCCGATTCCGTAATAGGCAATGCCGCGGGCAATGTAGGTAGGTGCAAAACCGGGCCTTACCAGGATACTGCGATTCAAATACTGTATGGCCTTTTCTTTTTCCTCTGTTAGAAATAACAAACCCAGTTGGTAGGTACTGTAGTAAGCGTCCGGTTTTATTTTTAAGATATTATCCAACATTTCCTTTGCTTTATCATAGTCTTTGGTTTTAATATAGTAAGAGCTAATGGCTTCCTGTAGTTCAATTTTACTTTCCGGGTTCTTTTGAAGTTCGTGGTTTAAAAGTGCCAGAGCCTTTTCATTTCTACCGAGACCTATCAGGCAATCGGCAATTTTAATAATCAGGGAGGTCCGCTTCATCTGCTTATACGCTTTTTCATAATGATGCATAGCGGTTTCGTAATCTTCCTTATTGAAATGCTCATTGGCTTCTTCTATGATAGGAAGAATGCTTAAGAAGCTTTTGTTCTCTTCTATAATCCGTCTGGTCTGGGCAAGCTCCGGAATGTCCGGGTTATTCTTTTCTGCCTTTGATAAGAAACCGAGGGCAGAATCATAGTTTTTGAGAGAGTTTTCTCGCAGTGCCATTTTGTAGTATAGAGTTCCGAGGCGGTAATGAATGGCTTCTGCATTTTGTTTTTTCTTTTTAGCCTCTTCTAAAATACTTAAATAGAAGGTTTCTGCTTCTTCTAATTTTCCTTCGTCTTCATAAATCCTGCCTATGGCAATTGCAGCCAGTGGATCTTTTCCTGCCAAAACATTTAGCTTTTCCTTGTATTCAGAAAAGCGAGGATTTCTTGTTTTGGCATACAGACGAACCAGTCCCTGTAAAGAGGGAATGCTGTCCGCCTGTAGAGATAGAGCTTTTAAAAAGTTCTTTTCGCTTTCTTTGTAGCGGTTCATTAAAAAGAAAGCCCTACCGAAAGCGTTATAGATGATATTTTCTCCCTTGTCTAACTGTAAGGCCTTATTGTATTCCTGTAAAGCTTTGTTGAAGTTTCCCTGTCTGAGTTGTGTATCTCCCGCATCAAGGATAATGTAAATATCACAAATTTGTAAATATTTATCCGCATTATCTTTCCCTTTTAGTTTTTTGGCTTGCAGGTATTCTTTTCTGGCTTCTAAATACCTTCCTTCCAATAAGAACAGGTTTCCCGTGTTTATATAGGCACTCTGGGAAGATGGATCTAATTCCTTTACTTTCAGAAAAGCTAACATAGCCTGCTTATTCTGTCCTATGTTCTGATAGGCCAGTCCGAGGCTATTATAGACAGAAGCGTGTTCCGGCGTTTTTTGCAGGGCCTCTTTTAGAGTTTGAATGGCTTTCGAGTATAAACCATTCCCCGAATAAGCGCTGGCTAGACTCAGATAAGTTTCCCTATTTTTAGGGTTATATTTTAAAGAGCGCAGAGCATTTGCTTCTGCCTTAGAGTAATCTTCTTTTAAAAGATAGGTATTGGCAATGAGTAAATACGGTATGGATGGTTCTTTTGATTTTTTAGCAGCTTCTTCAAAGTAATGAATCGCCGTATCATAATCCTTGCGCTTTAAACTCTCATTTCCTTTTTCTATAAGACCCGCTCTCTTACTCGCGCTCAGGGAGTTGGAAACCTGTTTCAAATCCGGGTTTTCTTTTTTGGCTTTCAGAAAGTATTCATCGGCCTGCTTATATTTCTTTAGTTGCAGGCATACATCTCCTAAGTGCATATAAAGCTGGGAGCGTTCCGAGAATGATTCGGCTTTAACTGAAAGAAAGGTTTTATATGCTTCTTCGTTTTTCCCGAGCTCTTTTAAAAGAACCCCGGCCTTGAAAGGATAAATAGGTTCTGAAGGAAAGTCCTTCTGAAGTTTATTATATTCCTTAAGAGCTTCTTCACTTTTTCCGAGGCTTGTAAGACAATAGGCATACGAAAGGCGAATTTGTTCTGAATTCGGAGACAGGTCTTTTGCTTTCCCGAAAGCCTCCAGTGCTTTATCGAATTTCTTTTGTTCAAATTCATTGATGCCCAGAAGATAATAGCTCGGGCCGTCAGGATAGAGTCCTATTGCTTTATTCGCGTATTCCCTGGACTTTTCATAATTTTTTTCCTGGAAATAACGATTCCCTATACTCAAATATTTTCTGGCTTTTTTATAATTCTTCCTGTCTTTAATAACGATGCTGTCTTTTTGAACGGAGTATGATTCGAAAACTTTCTTTTTCTGAAACATAGAACAGGAAAGCAAAAGAAACGAAATTAAGAGATAGATAAGCTTAGTCTTCCTTATCATTATTTTTATCCTCCTCTTTATCCCGGATTATAAATAGGTCTGTAAATTCTGTATAAGTCAGGGAGAGAGAATTCAGGGCTTTAAGTTCTTCTGAGTCCATATCCCGGACAAGGACAGCAAGCCGCCATTCGGAAGCTGTATCAACTTCTGCAAAAAGAAGATCCCTGCCACCAAGACCCAATTTGGCCTTAGCCGAATCTGAATCAATTTCGAGATGAAAAGCCCTGTCGGTTTTATCTTTTTCTTTTTTAAAGGTAAAGGAGTCCATAGTTTTAAGACCAAATTTTGTATCATACAAACTTACCCTTTCTCCTACTGTTTCGATAATGAATCTTGGTTTATCTTTTTCGAAAAAGCAAAAATACAGGTTCTCTTCTTTTTCCATGAAAGGAAAGGCTGCTTCCAATTTAAGAGAAGCCGGGGGAAAAGGCTTGGAGAAAACTCCATTCCAGCCGGAACTTTCTCTCTCTTTTTTTCGTTTAAATAAAAGACCACCCCCAAGTTTAGGTTCCAATGAACCATTACCCGAAACTGTCCAGAAATCCTGTGCCTCTTCACCCACAGCATCTTTCAAATAAAAGGGAAAAGAAATATAAGAAGAATCCTTGGCTTTGAGTTCCAGACTCCATTTAAAAA
Encoded proteins:
- a CDS encoding arylesterase — its product is MTKRLSILLFLFFISCSSFQEKKLPSCSRIDAIPGPEDFALNEAKGLLYISSHNRRKPEEDGKIFLLNLNEDMPRPTILNSSYPPGFKPLGMSLVKKDTEELLYVISRPLKEEENHRIEVFKIQDKKLEYIKQITDPSIISPNELVALPSGEIFVSNDKSSRSESSMLIDAIFGLKRSRIAYFDGKSWTLLENAVGGGNGIHYLKEKDEEFLFRTAMFDKKLYKYKIIRIDGKLKLKELQEYELGGAGDNITETEDKSLLFTSHPSFSEFLSHKKSKENISPSVVHILRPGSQKPEILYANSGKEISAASTALIYKDKLYLAQIFDSFLIRCPLSVQLKE
- a CDS encoding tetratricopeptide repeat protein, with the protein product MIRKTKLIYLLISFLLLSCSMFQKKKVFESYSVQKDSIVIKDRKNYKKARKYLSIGNRYFQEKNYEKSREYANKAIGLYPDGPSYYLLGINEFEQKKFDKALEAFGKAKDLSPNSEQIRLSYAYCLTSLGKSEEALKEYNKLQKDFPSEPIYPFKAGVLLKELGKNEEAYKTFLSVKAESFSERSQLYMHLGDVCLQLKKYKQADEYFLKAKKENPDLKQVSNSLSASKRAGLIEKGNESLKRKDYDTAIHYFEEAAKKSKEPSIPYLLIANTYLLKEDYSKAEANALRSLKYNPKNRETYLSLASAYSGNGLYSKAIQTLKEALQKTPEHASVYNSLGLAYQNIGQNKQAMLAFLKVKELDPSSQSAYINTGNLFLLEGRYLEARKEYLQAKKLKGKDNADKYLQICDIYIILDAGDTQLRQGNFNKALQEYNKALQLDKGENIIYNAFGRAFFLMNRYKESEKNFLKALSLQADSIPSLQGLVRLYAKTRNPRFSEYKEKLNVLAGKDPLAAIAIGRIYEDEGKLEEAETFYLSILEEAKKKKQNAEAIHYRLGTLYYKMALRENSLKNYDSALGFLSKAEKNNPDIPELAQTRRIIEENKSFLSILPIIEEANEHFNKEDYETAMHHYEKAYKQMKRTSLIIKIADCLIGLGRNEKALALLNHELQKNPESKIELQEAISSYYIKTKDYDKAKEMLDNILKIKPDAYYSTYQLGLLFLTEEKEKAIQYLNRSILVRPGFAPTYIARGIAYYGIGEKGKAREEFERAEKLDSALELAPYNIGVLYFNEELYEEAEKAFEGLVKKYPDFPDPRYHLAYINYDRGNLDKAELHIRKALELKRDAKNLFACITVLDALIRDNKRMEFKEEVASLSKELLEKFPDSKQARQSEKFLQSYEDKPVYIQKYPLKDRFLGLPILVNGKLIVNYGRSIAVYRNTNKSLLWRKESSTPYKKLAVNGRLYAFSKKGIEQIDLKTGKSLSRISLKVRKPLQLEAGTYIYASYIDTKGKYKLQSFSFSLKTLARISLKKNAKWSSAKDGKLYMVFDDKEKTSKWLILNPLLKPQTPLQTLAEIGEGSSHLLKSTEEYSMLLKGTKLIRLNTDKTYKVIEEFPKKMESLGGFGEFSFLHSDNVIYAYNYKENSLHTLKRPETLKGNLLPYNKYFIQLENNKEISFHEDDGDLIWKENMPENKYSFGIYSLVFRRKN